gaTACCTCCTAATTCTAACGACGGTCCAATACACTCTTGTATTCGTTTATGGTCatgctttaaaaatatatacttcaCTATTCTATAAGTAGACTAAAGATTTatgtttatacaaataaaacatataaacgtaaatgaatttaattattatttttggttcaatatttaatgtaaaatGTTATCCGGGCACATATTACATTAGTGATCATGTAATCGTCTTATTACTCTATGTACttcaaattataaacttttgggtcaactgaaatccaaataaaaacaacTGAACTCAAACCAAAAAATGGgaattaaatcaatacattTATATCTCTTTGTCTGTGTTGTGAGGATTTTTCACAATTACATATTCGGATCACATACATAGCAcataatttctctctctctccccacCACCCCATCTCAATCCCATCCCAGTAATCCCACCCCACCTCCCCAATCCTGTTCCACCGCCCGCTGTCCCAGCAGAGCAGATTTCCAGGAGAGTCAGCAAGTATTCCTAAGTAAGTTTTTTCTGCTGCGAGCTAATGCATGGTGGTGTTCTTTTTGGTGGTTCTAAATGGGTTCAATTGGCAAACTTCATGGCTTTTGGTGAAAATGGATTCTTTTACTTCTGTTTTCCCCAATTTAGAGTTTAGTTCTGAACTTATTACAAAGGATTTATGGTGTGAAGCATTTGATTATCAGCTACTAGAAGAATTGCGCCGTCGTACTTGGGGGAGACTTTCAGTTTCAGTCTCGAACAGCTGTATTAGGCCACTTGTTTAAACGGAGAGTTGCAAATGGGTGTGAGAGTGTGTGACGTGAGTTTCTTGTTTTGGTGCttggaaaaaattaagtagGAAACGACAATGTAATTGGAAAGGAAAGACACTTTCGCATTTGGTTTATCCTTCGCAGTGTGAATTCTAGTTTGGTTGGAGATAATTGAACAACTGCTTTATAGAGCATTAACAAGAACGGCAAGAATCCTGTCCAGTTCAACTTTGCATTTTTCCTCTATGGTTTGCATATGCTTATTAGAAGGAGAAGTATTTTGGTTCTTGGGAGTatgtttttttgtctttttgtttatttctaatttcagGAGGGTGGCTGGCGGAGATGAGGACAGTTTCTCAAACCTATTTTGCAAAATGTTTGGTTCAATCTAAACAGAGAGATAAACTCCattatttcattcaatttgGTTCAGAATTACAGtatctttctcttttatcttGTTGTATGGTGGTTTTGGTGTAGAAAATATCGAGTGGTTTCATCACACCTTATGAATATGACTTGAGCTGCACGTTTGGTTCTCGAAAAGATTTAAGCTGAAATAAATTGAGAAGGTCCTTTTGGCATCCAGTTATGCTTGACTCATTCAGCCATATGATTGATTCTTCTATTTGTATTCTTATTTGGGGGCAAAACTTTCTTTCCATGATTCAGACAAGCTTATCATTTTGTCAAAATGTTATGTCAATTTTCAAAAGCTACATGGTTTTACCTATTTGTTTTTACTTACACTGGCCACTAAAGCTTTCACAAGTTAACTCTTTGAGTGTTGCCATTGTTTTAGCAGCTTGGAAGAAAACTGCATGTAGATATTTTCGCCTTTAGCTGCAAAAATCTCTTTCAAACTCCCTATTTGCCTGTTTCTTGGTTAGCTTTTCCATATGGCATACATGACCTGAGCATAAGTGCATTAGAAGTCATTGATATCATACGTGACTCTCTTGCTCTCAGTGAACTTTTTTCTCTTGAATCTTCTCAATTGGTTTATTTGATTgttatgttttaaattttctagaCAATTGACCAAAAAATGGATGTTCAACCTCTGTTATTTCCCTTATACATGATGCACAATTTCTCCTGTCAATGTGGACTCCTTTTATACTACTAAGTTCTACTAGCATCCTGCTTTCTCTactttttaattcttttccaCTAATTTCCAGCTTCTTTTACTATTGGTAAGTAATGAGGACTGTGCTTGGTAGATTAATGGTGGGGGGTTGGGTTAATAGATGTTGTTCATGAGTGCGAAGGGAGTGCCTGAGTTAATAGATATTTGTTTGTGAGTTAAATGATGTCTGGTGTCGTTGAATGAAAACTTGAAGGGAATGCCTCAGGCACTGTTAAAAACATTTTGCAGAATTAATGTTTAGAAGCTCTCTGTTTTTCATATCAGGAATGGACATTGGGTGTCTGCATTCCCAGTTTAGAAGAACTGCTTTTTTGTGTAGTAAAGGGAGGAAACAATGTTGGAAGTTTGATGTTCTAGGACATGGCACATGGCAAGGTCTCAGTTCGCTTTATTCTTTCAAGGTATTTTTTGTCCTCTTTATGCTTTTCGTATAACTAGTATAATGTATGTGCTTTTTgcatactataattttttcatatttttgtttttctataaatattgtttaagaATATTTCATGCTTTTGATACATGATCAATTATGtaactttattaaatatgtacttAATATTCATGtgcactaataattattttaaatttttaatattaacgATTGcgctttttgttttcttcattcttGGCACATACAGATGatcattattatattctttttaaaattaatccaaaattcattatcaattatattttatgtgttaatattaaagtttattaatatatcttgTTCAGAgtagttaaaattattgaaagagaaaatttaaatatattaagtatgtattttttttcttatctcaCTTTGCTAATATTGaagttttttcataaaaactAATGTAACAAAtcacatgtaattatataatgaatcaatttgataaaagtacaaatataaaacaacTTAATTTATATGACGAGTTAATCAGcctgtaatatgaaaaaaactgaaaatttgttCATTCAAAATGAGATTGCtctaataagatattattaatGCAAAACTTTGAGGcctgtttgtttttatttgaaacCTCGTATCTCATTTtcaactatttaaaaatttgaattccaTTTGtcttattatcttttttgcATAAATACTGTTTATTCTTATGATTATTTTCCAACATctgacaaatttatttaatataaaatagtgatGGTCCTCCTATATTTGGTCCTATATTTGGTACAGACAGTcaactaataatattaaatacaaatgcAATTTCGAATAAAAACAACATCGTGTTCAtgcattaagaaaaataaataagtgtctttgttttttttttttttttcaatatattagtCTACATTTCATTTCTACGGGAAAGTAGAATAGTAATACTTTTGCTATTTCTTCtaccaaaaatataacatgGTTATGACTTTGTTGCACTATTAACTAAGTGGTACATGGAAAAATAATCTCAGGTCTACCCTcaacaagaaaagaatgaaatcaAAGCGttccatctaataaatttataagtgtaaccttaaattttatcttatagtaaagtttttgttttatgcatgactaaatcataaaatattttaattaattatattttgttttatttattgtgtatgatcaatgtgaaaaattgaaaagataaagTTTGCTAAGTCAGTTCTATCATTCATTTACTTaagtaatatcatttaaaatagtATGAATAATTCTTTCCATAACTCTTAtctgaatttataaaaataattttcattttagagTTCCATTTGGTATCCACTAgtaaactaataaaatgaaactaaTTGCTCTCCATATTGTTATCTTCACAAACTTAGGCATAAAACATATGGAACTTATTTATGCTTTAGTAAgactatatatgtatgtatatcgTACAGTAtaccatatattattttaaaaactaaaagcGGATTATgaataacattttttaaaaaatttgtcgTGTACATGCATTAAAAAATgcttttaaaaaacaaatcagAACTTTATTGTTACAAATGAATCTATATAGCTCAATGAATTCGATTTTTTATTGCACAACAATGTTTAAGTTAAATGTATGAAATATAGTTAACATATttgattaagaaaaaatatttttaattaaaacttaaaataataatactattaaatTACATCTGTATTCTAAGTATAATACTATGATAAGGATAAATTTGGTTAACTTAAACTTCAAAGAAACATTGGTGTTTTTATAGTAGAAAAGATTTGTGCATGCATCTTTCCATAACACAGTAAACATTAGGTTTAGAAAAggtatttattttctctttactTTTATGTGCTCTTAGTTATAGGATTAAGCTAGCAGACTTCTGCTCTCCCCCATTTATAAGCAGTTCAATGACTTGAGATCCATTtgtatcttcttcttctggtCTTCTACCCTCTACTCTGTTCATCTCTTCAAATACCCATCTTAACTGGTCCACTTGACTAAGGAGGATGATTTAGTTTTAAGGCCAGTACTAGCAATCTGTATCAAACACTACATTTAGTTGTCATTGAAAAGTGGATGTCATGGATATATAGATTAAGTGTGTTTCTTTGACTTGCAGAACAGTTGCGATAGACTCACCTGTCAACGTAACTTTGGAATTTCATCACAACACTTGACTCGTGTCCAAGCACTGGTCATTGAGTGCAATCATCCTCAAAATGCCGATTTTCCTCGTTGTTACTctaaaaaggagaagaaaccATTTCCTATACCCATAGTTGAGTTACGACGAGCTGCCAGGGAGAGGCTGAAGAATAGGAACAACCAACCAAGAGGTATTCCGCCTCCAAAAAGAGGTTTAGTGGTTGAAAGACTAATTCCTGTTGCATACAAGGTGTTGAATGCGAGAATAACATTAATCAACAATCTCAAGAAGCTCTTGAAAGTGATGCCTGTCAATGCCTGCAAGTAATTTTCCTCCTGATCTTGTATTACCTATGTTTCTTTACAACTGCACGGATTCACCGAGACTGTTTTCTCTGATCTTATGTGTGTTCAgacttttttttccttttggtgGTTGTAGATGATGATCTCAGTGCAATCATGTCATTAGCAACTTAACATAGACAATTTTCTGATGTTTATTAGTTCCTCTTACTCCTGATGTTTTCTACAGACAATTAAATCTGACGACAATTCTGGCAGGTGGTGTAGTGAAATTCATGTGGGTCCTGTTGGCCACCCTTTCAAATCGTGTAGAGGGCCACAAGCATCAATCCGTAAAGGGGCTCATGAATGGGTTGAAGCAGTTGTTGAGGACATGCTGGTACCAGTTGAGGCCTATCACTTGTATGATCGTCTTGGGAAGCGTATTTCTCATGAGGAGAGATTTTCCATCCCAAGAATTCCAGCGGTGGTTGAGCTCTGCATTCAGGCAGGAGTTGACCTGACTGAATATCCTACCAAAAGGAGGAGAAAACCGGTCATACGCATTGGGAGAAAAGAGTTTGTTGATGCTGATGAAAGTGAACTTCCGGACCCCGATCCAGATGCGCCAAAGCCAGAAATATTAGCTGAAATACTGGACTCTGAAATTGTACCGCCATCCGGCAAAGAAGATACGGCATTACTTGCTGAGGAAACGCTCACGGTGTGGGAAGAGATGAGGGAAGGAGCCAAGAGGCTGATGAAGATGTACCCTGTAAGGGTTTGTGGTTATTGTCCTGAAGTGCATGTGGGCCCAACTGGACACAAAGCTCAGAACTGTGGCGCTCATAAGCACCAGCAACGTAATGGGCAACATGGATGGCAAGCAGCAGTTCTTGATGACTTGATTCCACCTAAATTTGTCTGGCATGTACCTGATGTTAATAAGCCTCTGGAGAGGGAGCTGAGGAACTTCTATGGCCAGGCCCCAGCAGTGGTAGAATTATGTGTACAGGCTGGTGCTGCTGTGCCTGAGAAGTACAAACCAACTATGAGGTTGGATGTGGGAATTCCTACAGATGTTAGAGAAGCCGAAATGGTTGTCTGAAGGTTCTTTTTGCTGTTCTTTACCCCTCAATAGCAGGTGTGTTGGCCATCAATCATCAGATTATAAAAGGATTAAGCAAATCTCACAATGAAATTTGTATGCAAGAAGtgtcttttaaataaattagctatTGCACTTGCATATTGAATCCCCAGGAGTATTGATGATTGGGGCTTGGCTATAGTGATCTTCAAGCAGCACCTGATAATATATCTTTCTAGCCAAGTCATATGTTGAGAATGTCTAAGAAGCACAATTCCACGTGTCAGCCAGCGGAAAATGGAAAGGGTTTTTGCATTGAGGAGAAGTTTATGAAGAAAGGAAATGAAACTTTCAAGTCTCCCCAGTTCAGCAATATTGTATATAACTTTGTCTTAGTCCCTGAGAGGAAGGAGTTTGAGTACTATGGTAAAATGTCGCTAATTTATGGAGTAGATTACTATTCTCTATGTAGCTTATGAGTTTGAAGTCTTTTTATAGATGTAGAAAGGTTAAGTCTACTTGTTTTCTCTTCTTGTTCATCATTTCTGATCGTATTGTGATACTGGCGTTAGTTGTATCATGCTGTTTTTGCCTGAGCACTAGTAGCATTGGCGAGAAGGAGAAATACAATCATCATTGCTAATTTACTAAGTTCAAGGAAGGGGGAAATTAGAAGGTAAAAATAGAGTTgattattacacaaacaatcatgaaatatatattgggCAAATTCACAGGGGGATACAAATTGAAAGCACTGAAATGTAAACTGACATAACCACAAACGATAGTTGCACCTCACCAGAATACAACAAGACAAGTAACCAAACAACTATATGAACTCAATCATTCTAGAACCAGTTCTGACAGAATCACCCCACTCTATAGAATTATCACTTGAGATCAActtcttgataatttttttcctatgaTCCAAATCAAGGGGTTATTGGTCCTTCTGGAAAAGTGGGTTTAGGCAATTCTGGGAACTTTGGGAGTTCAGGAAGTTTAGGCAACTCAGGCAATTCGGGTTTTGGCAATGTTGGAATCTCAGGTTTTGGCAATTCTGGGAGCTCAGGTTTAGGCAATTCTGGAAGCTTAGGCTTTGGCAATTCCGGGATCTCAGGCTTTGGAAGCTCAGCCTTTTCCAACTTTGGCAGTTCTGGCTTGGGCAAAGTGGGAAGCTCAGGTTTTGGCAGTGCTGGAAGCTCAGGCTTAGGCAATGTTGGGAGCTCAGGTTTGGGCAAAGTTGGCAGCTCCGGTTTTGGCAGTGCTGGTAGCTCCGGCTTTGGTAAAGCTGGAATTTGTGGCAGAGGAATCTCAGGCTTGGGAATCTCGGGCAAGGCCGACTCCAGGAGGTGCCGTGCCTCTGCTTGATATGTGTTGCCACTTATTGATGACAGAGTAATGAGCAATAGCAGGAGAAAGGAANNNNNNNNNNTGGAGCAGGAAAGAGGTGGCTGAGGAAATTACTTTCTGTGATCGGAAGTGTTCAATTTTCTGAGTGATGCATGGAGCTTTGGATTGTATGTTATTTATAGAGCTGGGTGGATGTGGAGAATCACCCAAAGTCTTGGCAGGGTTGTTGGGAAGGAGATTGAGTTAGTTCAACTTCCTAATCATCTTTCTTCTACTTCTGCCTGCATGTTCCAATTATTAGACATGCATCGTCATAACACTGCAACCTGTTCTAAATGAACTTTTTTTAGGCTAATTAATACAAGTGCAAATTATTCAAACTTTTTTAGTTCAACTTGAATATTTTACGCAGAAAActagtttaaaattttgaatctaCAGCAAATTTATCCAAGATTTTTACTACTTCTAAAATTGCGTTCATGACATGAATTTAAACTAGATTGATTAAATTCCACgctacaagaaatataatatttttgttataataaattacGACAATAAATAAGGCAAAAATTCACACTGAATAGTACGTCAAGAGCAGCACGACCTtgtcatgaaaaatattgaataattgaacagtgaaagtatataattacattagtTCAATTTGGTCATCTGTAGACAGGTAACTTCATCTATTCCTAAAGGGTTCAAAGTGACAGGTAAGAAAAACCATTTTTAGATGAGGTGGCTGGAGAACAGACAGAGAGGTGGATTTCAAAATCGATCTGTACCAATTTGTGGATTTCATTggtttagaaataaaattctaaattctaAATTGTCACAATATATAGATAACTGCGTGCTATGCaccaatatttataaattctatGATACTTTTATCAATtctgaattatataaatgtaagtCATATTTCAATAACCTTCTTGCCATATATAATcttattaaacatatatatgccAAACtcaataatgaatatttactCAGTTTATTTACGGAAACTTTTGGAAATTAACCGTTATCGCACGCTTTTTCTGCGtgcatacaataaataaattttcacgttttaagatatattataaataaaaataaaatatatgaaccaacacattacattaaaaaaaaataaagaatgaaaaaaaacataaattatcagttaacataatatttgtaaaattgaatATGTTAGTTATCTTTATTAGTTGGAGGCATTTTTGACTTTACGGAAAATTAGTGCGGAGGAGGTCATCAACCGCCGTTTGTGAGTTGGAAGGCCTTTtctttgtatattaattagtatagataaCCATAGaagattattattaaaaaaaccatAGAAgagattataaaaatttagaaattgagaaaaaatatttaataagtttcaaatacactatatattttcttattgaattaataatttttagtaaaataataaatattaatatttaaatacattgaTTTAATAGATAGTATCACATTTACCTTGTGATAGTAATggatttatcttaaaaaaatacaattactaataaattttcccttttcatACCAACTTATATTCTCAAAGGCGCAAGAAAGAGAATATTAGTATTACTTTctgattttctttataaaaaataaatttaaaaatatttgaaactaataaaaaaggaaagatatATACAgttatatgttttttcaagaattttcatgtgaattCATTCTCTGTATTTCAAAGGTTGCAAATAATCCTTGTTGACATTAtaactcgaactttcattCAATTCCTCCATTAGGggttaaaatatctaaatgtAATACAAACAAGTATTTGTTCgataaacctaggctctaaTAGCATTTTGTTAGTGAAAGTTGACTAAAATGGTCATTTTAAAGCTGTAAAAGGGTCAAAATCGTCCATAATTCGACTAGATTTgctcagaggactaaaattgcgacttttgtgaaatttacaggactaaaattgctagTCTTAAAGTAACGGGATAAAAGCGCCACCCCTTTAGTTACAGgaccaattttataatttctcattaaaaaatataattagtatattttataatttaaaagtaggaacataaataatacataagtGGATATAACATCAACGTGTGAGGTAGAAAATTGTGATATATAAGATCTTTAAGTGTATAGTAGCCACACCTTGTTTACATGCATATCGttgattgaaatatttgagaagTTCAAACAAGGGGAGAAAGAAGGCATTATTAATAGAGTTGattattacacaaaaacacaagaaatCAAGCAACCCTCAAACaatcatgaaatatatattgggaatatttttacacacaaacaaaaatggaaaaacacTGAAATATTGTAAAGTGACATAACCACAAATAATAGCTGCACCTCACCAGAACATAACAACATAAGTAGACAAccaaacaattatatatatggaatcAATCATCCTAGAACAAGTCCTGAAATCATCCCTCGCTCCATAGAATTATAGTTCTCTGACATCAAATTCTTAATGATTTTTTCCTATGATTCAATCAAGGGGATTTGTGTCCTTCGGGCAAAGTGGGTTTAGGCAATTCTGGAAACTTTGGGAGTTCAGGAAACTTAGGCAACTCAGGCTTTGGCACTGTTGGCAATTCAGGTTTTGGCAATTCGGGGATCTCAGGCTTTGGTAATTCTGGGATCTCAGGCTTTGGCAATTCCGGGAGCTCAGGTTTTGGTAATTCTGGGATCTCAGGCTTTGGCAATTCTGGAATCTCAGCCTTTTCCAACTTTGGTTGCTCTGGCTTGGGCAAAGTCGGAAGTTCAGGTTTAGGCAATGTTGGGAACTCAGGCTTGGGCAAAGTTGGCAGCTCCGGTTTCGGCAGTGTTGGTAGCTCCGGCTTTGGTAAACCTGGAATTTCTGGCAAAGGAATTTCAGGCAAGGCCGACTCCAGGAGGCGGCGCGCCTCTGCTTGATTTGTGTTGCCGCTTATTGATGACAAAGCAATGAGCAAGAGCAAGAGANNNNNNNNNNNNNNNNNNNNNAGGAAAGAGGGAGGAAATTACTCTCTCTTTGATTGAAAGTGTTCAATTTTCTGAGTGATGCATGGAGTTTTGGATTGTatggtatttatagagggTGGATGCGGAGAATCACCAAAAGTCATGCCAGGGTTGTTGCAATGGAGATTGAGTTAGTTCAACTTCCTAATCATCTTTCCTCTACTTCTGCCTGCATGTTCCAATTATTAGACATGTATGATCATAACACTGCAAAGGTGTTCCAAATCAACCTTTTTTAGGCTCATACAAGTGTAAATTAATCAAAGTTTTTTTAGTTCAACATGAATATTTTACACAGAATACTAGtttaaaagtttcaatttACACCAAATTTATCCAAGTTTTAACTACTTCTAAAATTGTGCTTATGATGCGAATCAAGTTGAGCTAGACTAATTAAATTCCACCCCGGcctttttttatgattaattgtgAGGGTTAGGTAAAAGTTCATAGTGAATAGTAATTAACCAGAGCAACGCGACCGTTACTGGTGTTTCAGCAagaaatgttaaaatattgGCCATAGCTAAAGATcaagacaaatattttggttataaTTAACTAgagttacaaaaaatattgactaattgtaataaaaatttcatttttcatatttgtttgTGGCACTATTATTGAtgttattgatttataataattttttagccgtactcatttaaaataaagagaatatatatatatatatatatattaaaatgcaatTGAACAGTGCAAgtatattttaacaaaaatataatcatattagtttaatttggCCATCTATTCCTAAAGAGTTGAAAGTAGGTaagaaaatacattttcaGATGAAGTGGCAGAAGAAAGACAGATAGATAGATGTGAAAATCTGTACCAATTTGTGTACGGTGTGAATTTCTTTGGTTTGGAAAGACGTTCAccaaataaaagttgaaactTATAGTAGTGATAATCTAGTGGGCatataaatatagtaataattatgattgttgTCCTTAcactataattataacatgtgtaattaattatatagtggcaattttctacatatttttttttattattgatattaccGAATTACATCATTTACTTAAATAATGTcactaataatattataaaattttttgtagcgaaaaaattaaaatattatttttttaatatatatataattagcgACAATTTTGATATCGTCATTGATACCATATAAAATAACAAGCCCCAAAAGAACTCGGTATGAAAGAAAGCCCAAAAAAGACCCAAGGTTGAGAGAGGCCAAGAAATCAAGACTTTGGCCCTCAGCTCCTGAAGGGGGTCTATCAGGGAGGAAGACTCGAACGAGCTCAGAAAAAATGTCTGCGTGGTGGCTAAGTAAATCCCAAGAGGAATTTTATTGACGTGTCTCATTGCCACAAGAAATGGAGGATAGTCTCATTGCCACAAGAAATGCCTGAGGATCCAGGAGGCTCAGTGAGCCCATCCCAACGGCCCCTGGAAATATGAAGAAGGAATCACACTCGCTTGGGAGGATAAGCTCTCCCAACGGTGAGGAGTCACGGCCTAAGACAGAAAGACCCCTTCAACAACTGGAGTCTATCAATATCAGTAACTATCCTCCTGAGTGCCAAGAGGACTGGGCTCTTCCAACCGGATGGAAGAAGGGGCTATGAAAGGGCTCATCTCGATCCCCTTGGTCTTTGGTAATGTTTTCTTGACAATTACATGCATGGAAACCTTATTTCTCAAACACTCTTACATCTATTTTCATTTGCTAATCTTTGTGCTTTGCATCgtgattattattttcattactatttattaatttaagtgtCGGTCTACTAATGAATTTTCTGTAGGCCCTTGTTCTAAGAATTGTGAAAAGCTAGGTCTAAAATTTTTGAGTTGGACTCACTTGAACGAGCAACATTTTCACATCAGTCACAACATTATCATCGCTAAtattcttcctttttttttttagtgataatgcatggtattaatttatataataaaaaaattatctataaaaattcaaaggagaatgttttagtttttaacATCATATTGCGTATtcttgtcaaaaaaaaaaaaaaatcatattgtGTATTCTATTAAAGGGTTTGATTTAGTAAAGCTATCGTCATATTTCGATATATGTCTacaattaataatgtattgaaaataaatactattaataataaaatggatgtcattattgtaattattgcaTAAGTCAAACATTGGTTTGgctaacaaatatttatacactAAGATATGGAATACAGGTTCCCAACATCATAAATTGCTACTTTAACATATTTGATTATTACCTCATATGTggacactacaaaaaaaaatgtggaGTTTGGCACGGATCAGACATTGTTCCAAAATTCATTCTATATTGAAACAAGTATCGGAACACATTAGAAACGAAATTTGGTGATGACGTCATGATCCCCATTTTTTATGAGT
The window above is part of the Sesamum indicum cultivar Zhongzhi No. 13 linkage group LG7, S_indicum_v1.0, whole genome shotgun sequence genome. Proteins encoded here:
- the LOC105166341 gene encoding APO protein 2, chloroplastic; translation: MDIGCLHSQFRRTAFLCSKGRKQCWKFDVLGHGTWQGLSSLYSFKNSCDRLTCQRNFGISSQHLTRVQALVIECNHPQNADFPRCYSKKEKKPFPIPIVELRRAARERLKNRNNQPRGIPPPKRGLVVERLIPVAYKVLNARITLINNLKKLLKVMPVNACKWCSEIHVGPVGHPFKSCRGPQASIRKGAHEWVEAVVEDMLVPVEAYHLYDRLGKRISHEERFSIPRIPAVVELCIQAGVDLTEYPTKRRRKPVIRIGRKEFVDADESELPDPDPDAPKPEILAEILDSEIVPPSGKEDTALLAEETLTVWEEMREGAKRLMKMYPVRVCGYCPEVHVGPTGHKAQNCGAHKHQQRNGQHGWQAAVLDDLIPPKFVWHVPDVNKPLERELRNFYGQAPAVVELCVQAGAAVPEKYKPTMRLDVGIPTDVREAEMVV
- the LOC105166402 gene encoding periaxin (The sequence of the model RefSeq protein was modified relative to this genomic sequence to represent the inferred CDS: added 26 bases not found in genome assembly); amino-acid sequence: MAFDNRSSFLLLLLIALSSISGNTNQAEARRLLESALPEIPLPEIPGLPKPELPTLPKPELPTLPKPEFPTLPKPELPTLPKPEQPKLEKAEIPELPKPEIPELPKPELPELPKPEIPELPKPEIPELPKPELPTVPKPELPKFPELPKFPELPKPTLPEGHKSPLLLLLITLSSISGNTYQAEARHLLESALPEIPKPEIPLPQIPALPKPELPALPKPELPTLPKPELPTLPKPELPALPKPELPTLPKPELPKLEKAELPKPEIPELPKPKLPELPKPELPELPKPEIPTLPKPELPELPKLPELPKFPELPKPTFPEGPITP